The DNA segment GGGAGCGCAAGCGCCATGCTCCACTGACCAATCAaccctctttttctcttttgcagACGTACGGAATTGCCGTCCAGCCAAAGATACCTGAAAATGTGCGGCCCGCTGGGGATATAACCACTTATTGCTGCGATAGTTGCGACAAAGACTTCCACCTTCCAAGCAAACTGATTGCGCACATTGTGTACCGGCATGAGCGCTACGGAGCCCGCCCGTATGCCAGAAGAGCAGCATGTTTCCTGTGCCAGGCGCCATGCAAGAGCAGAGCTGCTATGGTCCTGCACATGGGCTCTCACCTCGGAGAGCGCTGTTGCAAGAAGTGCGGAGCAGAATTTGCTTGCGCAGCCACTGAGGCTGCACATAAACACTTTCACAAGACCGGCGGGTACTTCATGTGCGGCTTCTGCGAGAAGCTTTTCGCGCGGAAGGGCGACCGCGAGGAGCACACAAAACTGGAGCACCCCCAACGACCGCTGAACCGTCCCCGCTCTCCAGCTATCGAATAGGCCTGCACAGCATGCGACAGCAATGTGGACATTGCACCAGAGATGATCAAAACTTGTGGTATCAAGTGAATGTCACGGTTGGAATAAAAAGTTTGCATCTGTCCTGTGGATGTTCAAGCCTCCATCAGCTTGACATGGCTGAACGGGGGTTTTCTTGTATGTGCTACAAAATCTAACTGAAGAGAATGGGAACTCTCAAATGTTAAACGGAATGTGTTGTGTGCCTGTCTCCTGAAGATTTGCTGTACGTCACAGAATTCATGGACCAACACGAGATAACCACTGAGTAGTGCGGGGAATGAAACTCTAAGGAGCCTGTAAAAACGCACTATTCTCGCGGGCCACACTAAAGGAACGCTAAAAGTGAGGCCCCGGTGAACGTAATCGAGAAACAAAAATGAGGCCCGCATGCGACTGCACTACAAATCAACAAAAGTTAGACACGTTGTTGCACACcgctataaaaaaaaatatgccgcggcatcTGTCGAAGCGGGATAGGAAAGGCGCAAGGACATCGTAGCCCCTGCCGTATACCGTCGTGCAGGCCTTATTTTTGTTTCTAGATTACATTCGCCGGGGCCTCATTATGTCAAAGTTGGGCAT comes from the Amblyomma americanum isolate KBUSLIRL-KWMA chromosome 1, ASM5285725v1, whole genome shotgun sequence genome and includes:
- the LOC144099051 gene encoding uncharacterized protein LOC144099051, yielding MDPEQPSTSYSTTMSGRDGSVDDSFAPDLSSGDASPTYGIAVQPKIPENVRPAGDITTYCCDSCDKDFHLPSKLIAHIVYRHERYGARPYARRAACFLCQAPCKSRAAMVLHMGSHLGERCCKKCGAEFACAATEAAHKHFHKTGGYFMCGFCEKLFARKGDREEHTKLEHPQRPLNRPRSPAIE